One Pseudoalteromonas sp. UG3-2 DNA window includes the following coding sequences:
- a CDS encoding transposase produces the protein MTEEESTESKKAGIEPIIGHLKQGFRLSKCRLRGTDGGQINLLIAACKWNLRK, from the coding sequence GTGACAGAAGAAGAGAGCACGGAGTCAAAAAAAGCAGGCATAGAGCCGATAATTGGCCACCTCAAGCAAGGCTTTAGATTATCGAAGTGCAGATTGAGAGGGACTGATGGGGGCCAAATCAATTTACTGATAGCGGCGTGTAAATGGAATTTAAGAAAGTAG